In a genomic window of Aeromonas veronii:
- a CDS encoding lysoplasmalogenase, with translation MLLSFLIIASGWWHIRAAYGSDSRQFYISKPLTMLLIIALAFGYQSYDHDGSHAWILLGLCLSLAGDVLLMLPSDRFIQGLAAFLVAHLCYIVGFAQGPLLLNLVDGLLLLLIAGMVFGLLWGKLGEMRIPVFCYMLVIIGMAWVAAGAWHASLTAGSAAALVGALLFLFSDSMLALDRFRRPFPHARAWVMSSYFAAQFLIAGSLAG, from the coding sequence ATGTTATTGAGTTTCTTGATCATCGCTTCAGGTTGGTGGCATATCCGTGCTGCTTACGGTTCAGACAGCCGCCAGTTCTATATCAGCAAGCCGCTGACCATGCTGCTTATCATCGCGTTGGCGTTCGGCTACCAGAGTTATGACCACGACGGTTCCCACGCCTGGATCCTGCTCGGCCTCTGCCTCTCGCTGGCGGGCGATGTGCTGCTGATGCTGCCAAGCGATCGCTTCATTCAGGGGTTGGCGGCATTTCTTGTCGCGCATCTCTGCTATATCGTCGGTTTTGCCCAGGGGCCGCTGTTGCTCAATCTGGTGGATGGTTTGTTGCTGTTGCTGATCGCCGGCATGGTCTTTGGCCTGCTGTGGGGCAAGCTGGGGGAGATGCGGATCCCGGTCTTCTGCTACATGCTGGTGATCATCGGCATGGCCTGGGTGGCCGCCGGTGCCTGGCACGCTTCTCTCACCGCCGGTTCTGCCGCTGCTCTGGTGGGGGCGCTGCTGTTCCTCTTCTCCGACAGCATGCTGGCGCTCGATCGCTTCCGCCGCCCCTTTCCCCACGCCCGCGCCTGGGTGATGAGCAGCTACTTCGCGGCGCAATTCCTGATTGCGGGATCGTTGGCGGGATAA
- a CDS encoding HlyD family secretion protein, translated as MSQHKKIPLLAAMILALLGLLFAGYWYLHGRYFESTDNAYLQSEVTGISSKLPGYIREVLVTDNQPVKAGQLIARLDDREYKTRVAEAEADLRLNQATAENLAATRTQQLSLIQQAEAKVASAKAEQLRASQQVNRISQLNQRHYSSQDSLDEVRAGLQVNQAQAREAQAALQAARERLLVLDAERKQNLAKLALSEAQLEQAKLELGYTELRAPADGIIGKRSLREGLYVQSGMQVASLVPLQQVWVEANFKETQLAHMQPGQKVEVVLDAYPDQPVEGIIDSLAPATGAKFALLPPENATGNFTKIVQRVPVKIRIPEPGLLAGKLLPGLSTEVIVDTRTPDPVVAVH; from the coding sequence ATGAGTCAACACAAAAAAATTCCCCTGCTGGCAGCCATGATATTGGCGCTGCTCGGTCTGCTGTTCGCCGGTTACTGGTATCTTCACGGCCGCTATTTTGAAAGCACCGACAACGCCTATCTGCAGAGTGAAGTGACCGGGATCAGCTCCAAGCTGCCCGGCTATATCCGCGAAGTGCTGGTCACCGACAACCAGCCGGTCAAAGCGGGCCAGCTGATCGCCCGTCTCGATGATCGCGAATACAAAACCAGGGTCGCGGAGGCCGAAGCCGACCTGCGCCTCAATCAGGCGACGGCCGAAAATTTGGCGGCCACCCGCACCCAACAACTGAGCCTGATCCAGCAGGCCGAAGCCAAGGTCGCCTCCGCCAAGGCCGAACAGCTGCGCGCCAGCCAGCAGGTCAACCGGATCAGTCAGCTCAACCAGCGCCACTACAGCTCGCAAGACAGTCTGGACGAGGTGCGTGCCGGCCTGCAGGTCAATCAGGCGCAAGCCCGGGAGGCCCAAGCCGCGCTGCAGGCGGCCCGTGAGCGACTGCTGGTACTGGATGCCGAGCGCAAACAGAACCTGGCCAAGCTGGCATTGAGCGAAGCACAACTGGAGCAGGCCAAGCTGGAGCTCGGCTACACCGAACTGCGGGCACCGGCCGACGGCATCATCGGCAAGCGCAGCCTGCGGGAAGGGCTCTACGTCCAGTCCGGCATGCAGGTCGCCAGTCTGGTGCCATTGCAACAGGTGTGGGTCGAGGCCAACTTCAAGGAGACCCAGCTCGCCCATATGCAGCCGGGCCAGAAGGTCGAAGTGGTGCTCGATGCCTACCCGGATCAACCGGTCGAGGGGATCATCGACAGCCTGGCCCCGGCGACTGGTGCCAAATTCGCCCTGCTGCCGCCGGAGAATGCCACCGGCAACTTCACCAAAATCGTCCAGCGGGTGCCGGTCAAGATCCGCATCCCCGAGCCGGGCCTGCTGGCAGGCAAACTGCTGCCGGGTCTCTCGACCGAAGTGATCGTGGATACCCGCACGCCTGATCCCGTGGTTGCCGTCCACTGA
- a CDS encoding YhgN family NAAT transporter produces the protein MDTFSAAVMLFLIMDPLGNLPVFLSILRHIDPKRRRKVMVRELLFSLAIMMLFLFVGQQILGFLNLRQEAVSIAGGIILFLIAIKMIFPSEGGVTGLAAGEEPFLVPMAIPMIAGPSILASLMLLANQEPTRMVDWSLALFMAWAASAVILMFYEVFNKLLGERGLTAVERLMGMLLVMISVQMLLDGVHHYLAVTAIP, from the coding sequence ATGGATACTTTCTCTGCCGCAGTCATGCTGTTTCTGATCATGGACCCGCTGGGCAACCTGCCGGTCTTCCTCTCTATCCTGCGTCATATCGATCCCAAGCGGCGCCGCAAGGTGATGGTGCGCGAGCTGCTCTTCTCGCTGGCCATCATGATGCTGTTCCTGTTTGTTGGTCAGCAGATCCTCGGCTTCCTCAACCTGCGGCAGGAGGCGGTCAGCATTGCGGGGGGCATCATCCTGTTCCTGATCGCCATCAAGATGATCTTCCCGAGTGAAGGGGGGGTGACCGGACTGGCGGCGGGCGAGGAGCCTTTCCTGGTGCCGATGGCGATCCCGATGATCGCTGGCCCCTCGATCCTTGCCTCTTTGATGCTGCTGGCTAATCAGGAGCCGACCCGGATGGTGGACTGGTCATTGGCGCTCTTCATGGCCTGGGCTGCCAGCGCGGTGATCCTGATGTTCTACGAGGTATTCAACAAGCTGCTGGGTGAGCGGGGACTCACTGCGGTGGAGCGGCTGATGGGCATGCTGCTGGTGATGATCTCGGTCCAGATGCTGCTGGACGGGGTACATCACTATCTGGCTGTGACCGCCATCCCCTGA
- a CDS encoding LysR family transcriptional regulator has translation MDLNAALILVRIVDKGSFTGAARELGMTKAMVSRRIAELEQRLGVRLLYRSTRQLTLTEEGEKYYLHCSKAVDALTEAELMLSASQREVTGTLKLAVPIETGQLVVGRLVAKFLQAYPALQVELELTNRVVDPISEGLDAIVRIGDMSDSNLAARRLWSTGRLLCASPDYLVRSPVIARPEDLVNHERVTVSSGFLASHWCFELDGREVLVDPPSRFRVNNITCAREAAKAGLGLASLPAMLCQDELASGELVILLPEWQQPRVPIYLLFPERQLMPRKLRAFIDFMIENGAEFGIDKLL, from the coding sequence ATGGATCTCAATGCCGCGTTAATTCTGGTGCGTATCGTCGACAAGGGCTCGTTTACGGGGGCCGCCCGCGAGCTGGGGATGACCAAGGCGATGGTCAGCCGCCGCATCGCCGAGCTGGAACAGCGGCTCGGTGTACGCCTGCTCTATCGCTCCACCCGTCAGCTCACTTTGACCGAGGAGGGGGAGAAGTACTACCTGCACTGCAGCAAGGCGGTCGATGCCCTGACCGAAGCCGAGCTGATGCTGAGCGCCAGCCAGCGGGAGGTGACTGGCACCCTTAAACTGGCGGTACCCATCGAGACGGGGCAACTGGTGGTCGGGCGCTTGGTCGCCAAGTTTTTGCAGGCCTATCCCGCCTTGCAGGTGGAGCTGGAGTTGACCAACCGGGTGGTGGACCCCATCAGCGAAGGGCTGGATGCAATAGTGCGAATAGGCGACATGAGCGACTCCAATCTGGCGGCGCGCCGGCTCTGGAGCACCGGACGGCTGCTCTGTGCCAGCCCGGACTATCTGGTGCGCAGCCCGGTCATCGCGCGGCCGGAGGATCTGGTCAATCACGAGCGGGTGACCGTGAGCAGCGGGTTTCTCGCCTCCCATTGGTGCTTCGAGCTGGATGGCCGAGAGGTGCTGGTTGACCCCCCATCCCGTTTTCGGGTCAATAATATTACCTGTGCCCGGGAGGCGGCAAAGGCGGGGCTGGGGTTGGCCTCGTTACCCGCTATGCTCTGTCAGGATGAGCTGGCCAGCGGCGAGCTGGTGATCCTGCTGCCAGAGTGGCAGCAACCCAGGGTGCCCATCTACCTGCTGTTTCCGGAGCGGCAACTGATGCCGCGCAAGTTGCGGGCATTCATCGATTTCATGATTGAGAACGGCGCCGAGTTTGGCATCGACAAGCTGTTGTAA
- a CDS encoding LysR family transcriptional regulator codes for MLLEQLGRIDLNLLIILQVLLEERNGSKAARRLHLSQSAVSKALGRLRDTFNDPLFIRSAYGLEPTGRALALQQQLQPILLSLDNLIQPPEFDPASSEREFVIASMDSAFTLFAPLYLSELKRQAPRIRLRYEEWTENSLTEMSQGQVDIAFAVRENCISSDYRLDTLPDSICQRVLAVDDLTCLVQQHHPALREPGWNLDHYLSYPHVQTYCEGRDRWMLDHKLAEQDLYRRIEATVPSFEAALRMGMHSDMIVTLSKLYARHATQVYPLLQLPLPIGLDSISHLLIWHQRHSEDPGHRWLRELLLTQIMSQLQPPMSNEGQGMAVTAR; via the coding sequence ATGCTGCTGGAACAACTGGGTCGCATCGACCTCAATTTGCTGATTATCCTGCAAGTACTGCTGGAAGAGCGCAACGGCAGCAAGGCGGCACGCAGACTCCACTTGAGCCAGTCCGCCGTCAGCAAAGCCCTCGGCCGTCTGCGCGATACCTTCAATGATCCCCTCTTCATCCGCTCTGCCTACGGGCTGGAACCCACCGGCCGCGCCCTTGCGCTGCAACAGCAGTTGCAGCCCATTCTGCTGTCGCTGGATAACCTGATCCAGCCGCCCGAGTTTGACCCTGCCAGCTCCGAGCGGGAGTTTGTCATCGCCAGCATGGACAGCGCCTTCACCCTGTTTGCACCGCTCTATCTGAGCGAGCTGAAGCGGCAGGCACCACGGATCCGCCTGCGCTACGAGGAGTGGACCGAAAACAGTTTGACCGAGATGAGTCAGGGACAGGTGGACATCGCCTTCGCGGTGCGGGAGAACTGTATCAGCTCCGATTATCGGCTCGATACCCTGCCCGACAGCATCTGCCAGCGAGTGCTGGCGGTCGATGATCTCACCTGTCTGGTGCAGCAGCACCACCCCGCGCTGCGGGAGCCCGGCTGGAATCTGGATCACTACCTCAGCTACCCTCATGTGCAGACCTATTGCGAGGGGCGGGATCGCTGGATGCTGGATCACAAGCTGGCGGAGCAGGATCTCTATCGACGTATCGAGGCGACCGTGCCCTCCTTCGAGGCGGCGCTGCGGATGGGGATGCACTCCGACATGATAGTAACGCTCTCCAAGCTCTACGCCCGCCACGCCACCCAGGTCTATCCGCTGTTGCAACTGCCGCTGCCCATCGGGCTGGACAGCATCTCCCATCTGCTGATCTGGCATCAGCGTCACAGCGAAGACCCGGGCCACCGCTGGCTGCGGGAGCTACTGCTGACCCAGATCATGAGTCAGCTACAGCCCCCCATGAGCAATGAGGGTCAGGGGATGGCGGTCACAGCCAGATAG
- the fabR gene encoding HTH-type transcriptional repressor FabR: MGIRAQQKEKTRRTLIDAAFSQLCANRSFSNLSLREVAREAGIAPTSFYRHFRDMEELGLTLVDEGGLTLRQLMRQARQRIAGGGSVISTSVQTFMEFVENNPNIFRLLLRERSGTSAAFRQAVAREIQHFIAELTDYLEATTEAPREDAYIQAEAMVTIVFSAGADALDMTSEECRALSDRTIRQLRMIAMGAEVQNQKRRAPHP; encoded by the coding sequence GTGGGTATTCGCGCTCAACAAAAAGAAAAAACCCGGCGTACATTGATCGATGCTGCATTCAGCCAACTGTGCGCCAATCGGAGTTTCTCCAATCTCAGCCTGCGGGAAGTCGCTCGTGAAGCGGGTATCGCACCCACCTCTTTCTATCGCCACTTTCGCGATATGGAGGAGCTGGGCCTGACCCTGGTTGACGAAGGGGGCCTCACCCTGCGCCAACTGATGCGCCAGGCACGCCAGCGCATTGCCGGTGGTGGCAGTGTCATCAGCACCTCGGTGCAGACCTTTATGGAGTTCGTCGAGAACAACCCCAACATCTTCCGGCTGCTGCTGCGGGAGCGCTCTGGCACCTCGGCCGCCTTTCGTCAGGCGGTGGCGCGCGAGATCCAGCACTTCATCGCCGAGCTGACCGATTATCTGGAAGCCACCACCGAAGCACCACGGGAAGATGCCTACATCCAGGCAGAAGCCATGGTCACCATCGTCTTCAGTGCCGGTGCCGATGCACTCGACATGACCAGCGAAGAGTGCCGGGCACTCTCCGACCGAACAATTCGCCAACTACGGATGATCGCCATGGGCGCCGAGGTGCAAAACCAGAAGCGCCGTGCACCTCACCCATGA
- a CDS encoding dicarboxylate/amino acid:cation symporter: protein MLFHGEALKPWQIWTRRPLWLKTLIGMLTGVGLGVGFQEQALLLKPLGVLFVNTIQMLMVPLIFCSVIAGLTSLLKGKALDRIGSKAICLYFCSTAIAICIGLMMGWLLEPGMGADMGPYQRIGMSEPPTLASVLSHLVPSNPVQAMVDGKILQVIVFAVALAVALNASGRRGRPAILVFTSLAEGMFKLSQMVMALAPYGVCALMAWMTGKYGLDLLLPLLKVIGAVYLGCLLHVLGVYSALLLLLARLNPLHYFKSIVDAQAVAFTSSSSSSTLPISLACAEKRLGVSPAITAKVLPIGATINMDGTALYQGVTALFVAQAFGVDLHMVDYLTIISIATLASIGTAGTPGTGLMLLTLTLTAVGLPLEGVALIAGIDRILDMARTTVNVSGDILVSVLIARSENELDLATYHDASAGEDIEFPPR from the coding sequence ATGCTGTTCCATGGAGAGGCTCTCAAGCCCTGGCAGATCTGGACCCGCCGCCCCCTCTGGCTCAAGACCCTGATCGGCATGCTGACAGGGGTGGGTCTGGGCGTCGGCTTTCAAGAGCAGGCCCTGCTGCTCAAGCCCCTTGGCGTCTTGTTCGTCAACACCATCCAGATGCTGATGGTGCCCCTTATCTTCTGCTCGGTCATCGCCGGCCTCACCTCGCTGCTCAAGGGCAAGGCCCTCGATCGCATCGGCAGCAAGGCGATCTGCCTCTACTTCTGCTCGACCGCCATCGCCATCTGCATCGGCCTGATGATGGGCTGGCTGCTGGAGCCCGGCATGGGCGCCGACATGGGCCCCTATCAGCGCATCGGCATGTCGGAGCCACCCACCCTGGCCAGCGTGCTGAGCCATCTGGTGCCGAGCAACCCGGTACAGGCGATGGTGGATGGCAAGATCCTGCAAGTGATCGTCTTTGCCGTCGCGCTGGCGGTAGCCCTCAACGCCAGCGGTCGCCGTGGCCGTCCCGCCATCCTCGTCTTCACCTCGCTGGCCGAGGGAATGTTCAAGCTGTCCCAGATGGTGATGGCACTCGCCCCTTACGGTGTCTGCGCCCTGATGGCCTGGATGACCGGCAAGTACGGCCTCGACCTGCTGCTGCCGCTGCTCAAGGTGATCGGCGCCGTCTACCTCGGTTGCCTGCTGCACGTGCTCGGGGTCTACAGCGCCCTGCTGCTTCTGCTGGCACGGCTCAATCCGCTGCACTACTTCAAGAGCATCGTCGATGCCCAGGCAGTGGCCTTCACCAGCAGCTCCAGCAGCTCCACCCTGCCCATCAGTCTGGCCTGCGCCGAGAAGCGGCTGGGAGTCTCTCCGGCCATCACAGCCAAGGTGCTGCCCATCGGCGCCACCATCAACATGGATGGCACCGCCCTCTATCAGGGAGTCACTGCGCTGTTCGTGGCTCAGGCATTCGGGGTGGATCTGCACATGGTTGATTACCTGACCATCATCAGCATCGCCACCCTGGCCAGTATCGGCACCGCAGGCACCCCGGGCACCGGGCTGATGCTGCTGACCCTGACGCTGACGGCGGTGGGTTTGCCGCTGGAAGGGGTGGCACTGATTGCAGGTATTGACCGGATCCTCGACATGGCGCGTACCACGGTCAATGTATCGGGGGATATTCTGGTGTCGGTGCTGATCGCCCGCAGCGAAAACGAGCTGGATCTGGCGACCTATCACGATGCCAGCGCAGGGGAAGATATCGAGTTCCCGCCGCGCTAG
- a CDS encoding YfcZ/YiiS family protein — protein MSVDEKVELNETCDSCGCFAEIGTIIGEGDDVMDLVIEAAAEADARAKLAAYEALAKQVTAEAQLSSELTQGANGVILKARLQFTCTAEKLIFEMRARSI, from the coding sequence ATGTCTGTAGACGAGAAAGTTGAACTGAACGAAACCTGTGACAGCTGCGGCTGTTTTGCCGAGATCGGCACCATCATCGGCGAAGGCGACGATGTGATGGATCTGGTTATTGAAGCCGCTGCCGAGGCGGATGCCCGCGCCAAGCTGGCTGCTTATGAAGCACTGGCCAAGCAGGTCACTGCTGAAGCTCAACTGAGCAGCGAACTGACCCAGGGCGCCAACGGCGTGATCCTGAAAGCCCGCCTGCAATTCACCTGCACCGCCGAAAAACTGATTTTCGAAATGCGGGCCCGCTCTATCTGA
- the tatA gene encoding twin-arginine translocase TatA/TatE family subunit, with amino-acid sequence MGLGGIHIWHMLILLLVVVLVFGSKRLASAGEDLGTAIKDFRKAMRDDANHPK; translated from the coding sequence ATGGGACTCGGTGGAATTCATATCTGGCATATGTTGATCCTCTTGCTGGTCGTTGTGCTGGTCTTCGGCAGCAAGCGTCTTGCCAGTGCAGGTGAGGATCTGGGGACCGCCATCAAAGATTTTCGCAAGGCGATGCGTGACGACGCAAATCATCCGAAATAA
- a CDS encoding DUF2007 domain-containing protein, which produces MDNWINLYRASHTLEAHALKGALEAEGVLVRLNGEGLSGALGELPVDMLQVTLMVRAEDRSRAGRVIERYQQRQGNGWLCGQCGEENGANFDVCWRCHHDPHDS; this is translated from the coding sequence ATGGATAACTGGATCAATCTCTATCGCGCCTCTCACACCCTGGAGGCACACGCGTTGAAAGGGGCGTTGGAGGCGGAAGGGGTGCTGGTACGACTCAATGGCGAGGGGCTATCCGGCGCTCTTGGCGAACTGCCGGTCGACATGTTGCAGGTGACTCTGATGGTGCGGGCCGAGGATCGCAGCAGGGCGGGGCGGGTCATCGAGCGTTACCAGCAGCGTCAGGGTAACGGCTGGCTGTGCGGTCAGTGCGGGGAGGAGAACGGCGCCAACTTCGACGTCTGCTGGCGCTGTCATCACGATCCCCACGACAGCTGA
- a CDS encoding fatty acid desaturase, whose translation MILTNTLLFSLSGIVALIVVPWYGVSHGYDLWQWASFLLLFCLSGLSITAGYHRLWSHKAYKAHPALQWLFAIGGALALQNSALHWSADHRRHHRHVDDNEKDPYSAGRGFWYSHIGWMLREHQGERYGDYSNVRDLQNNLVVAFQHRHYLTLALAANLGLPLLLGLWHGDLLGMLLLAGVLRMVMTHHTTFFINSLAHIWGSQPYTDRNTARDNGILAFFTFGEGYHNFHHLFENDYRNGIHWWQFDPTKWLIRLASWCGLAGDLRSSPEERIEQARLQMQLKRAQARLRKQEDRELWLALLQEEYDKRSQQLQHYYASRKRLLARYDRLKLQLEYRALRDGFIAGKRNWSRLLAGIA comes from the coding sequence ATTATTTTGACCAATACCCTGCTGTTCTCCCTCTCCGGGATAGTGGCGCTGATTGTCGTGCCCTGGTACGGCGTGAGCCACGGTTACGATCTCTGGCAGTGGGCCAGTTTCCTGTTGCTGTTCTGCCTGAGTGGTCTCTCCATCACCGCAGGTTATCACCGGCTCTGGTCGCACAAGGCCTACAAGGCGCACCCCGCTTTGCAGTGGTTGTTTGCCATCGGCGGCGCATTGGCGCTACAGAATTCAGCCCTGCACTGGTCGGCCGATCACCGCCGTCATCATCGCCATGTGGATGACAATGAAAAAGACCCCTACAGCGCGGGGCGCGGTTTCTGGTACTCCCACATTGGCTGGATGTTGCGTGAGCATCAGGGAGAGCGCTATGGCGATTACAGCAACGTGCGGGATCTGCAGAACAACCTGGTGGTCGCGTTTCAGCACCGTCACTATCTGACGCTGGCGCTGGCGGCCAATCTGGGGTTGCCGCTGCTGCTTGGCCTGTGGCACGGGGATCTGCTCGGCATGCTGCTGCTGGCGGGCGTGCTGCGGATGGTGATGACTCACCACACCACCTTCTTCATCAACTCGCTGGCCCATATCTGGGGCAGTCAGCCCTATACCGACCGCAATACCGCTCGCGATAACGGCATCCTGGCCTTTTTCACTTTTGGCGAGGGGTACCACAACTTTCACCATCTGTTCGAGAATGACTACCGCAACGGCATTCACTGGTGGCAATTCGATCCGACCAAGTGGTTGATCCGGCTTGCCTCCTGGTGCGGTCTGGCGGGGGATCTCAGATCCTCGCCGGAGGAGCGTATCGAGCAGGCCCGGCTGCAGATGCAGCTGAAACGGGCGCAAGCCAGATTGCGCAAGCAGGAAGATCGCGAATTGTGGCTGGCGCTGCTGCAGGAGGAGTACGACAAGCGGAGTCAGCAGTTGCAACACTATTACGCCAGTCGCAAGCGGCTGCTGGCGCGCTATGACCGCCTCAAACTGCAACTGGAGTACCGTGCCCTGCGGGACGGCTTCATCGCAGGTAAACGCAACTGGAGTCGCCTGTTGGCAGGTATTGCATGA
- a CDS encoding YecH family protein — MSQSVHGHEVMEMMLAQGGQFTRASLKQAMAERFGAEARFHTCSASEMDAEALIDFLAARGKFIDSAEGFQTHADKICNHG; from the coding sequence ATGTCGCAATCGGTTCATGGTCACGAAGTGATGGAGATGATGCTGGCGCAAGGGGGGCAATTTACCCGTGCCAGCCTGAAACAGGCGATGGCGGAGCGGTTTGGTGCCGAGGCTCGTTTTCATACCTGTAGCGCCAGCGAGATGGATGCGGAGGCGCTGATCGACTTCCTGGCCGCTCGCGGCAAATTTATCGACTCGGCAGAGGGCTTCCAGACCCATGCCGACAAGATCTGCAACCACGGTTAA
- a CDS encoding YijD family membrane protein, whose translation MPEQLMIPKKPLAMAMLIGICGDASLAVLTNSVVPFSFFPLIALWLAAYQLFQHYRHEPMVGNTPICTLLCFFIGAFGHSALLKVQYPELGSNFFSLIMMLLLLAALSIKLGLSIGNKEKS comes from the coding sequence ATGCCTGAACAGCTTATGATCCCGAAAAAACCGCTCGCCATGGCCATGCTGATTGGTATCTGTGGCGATGCCTCTCTGGCCGTGCTGACCAATTCGGTGGTGCCCTTCTCCTTCTTCCCGCTGATTGCCCTCTGGCTGGCGGCCTATCAGCTGTTCCAGCACTATCGCCATGAGCCGATGGTAGGTAATACCCCCATCTGCACCCTGCTCTGCTTCTTTATCGGTGCCTTCGGTCACTCCGCACTGCTCAAGGTGCAATACCCGGAGCTTGGCAGCAACTTCTTCTCCCTGATCATGATGCTGCTGCTACTGGCAGCCCTCTCTATCAAGCTTGGCCTGAGCATTGGCAACAAAGAGAAGTCCTGA
- a CDS encoding DHA2 family efflux MFS transporter permease subunit, with protein MEPIPRRNWIAVMGGLIGAFMAILDIQITNASLKDIQGALSATLSESSWISTSYLVAEMIAIPLSGWLSRGLSVRRYLLWTTGAFIAASVLCSFSWNLTSMIVFRALQGFTGGALIPMAFSLIVTLLPLQKRATGMALFGLCATFAPAIGPTLGGWLTEQMSWHYIFYLNVPPGLLVMAMLAHGLDKKPVDWEVIKRVDLIGIVTMALGLGLLEVVLEEGNREDWFGSSFIVRLAVISAVALVFFVISQLIRRHPLVNLRLLRNPRFALACFAYLILGMALMGSIYVLPLYMTQIHNYNALEIGEVLMWMGLPQLLVLPLVPKLTHKIDPRYLVSFGFLIFAVSCFMNVNMSVDYAGPQLIQSLIVRALGQPFIMVPLSLVATASLSHDEIPSSSTLLNVLRNLGGAFGIAIIATLLDNDTRTHVLQIGSTLAASSIEGQSYLLQLAQSMMAQGSAPEIAQQQARAMLANTINREAAIMAYNQVFYIMGIFLLIASALMLLLKSPAPRAADAEPLEA; from the coding sequence ATGGAACCCATTCCACGTCGCAACTGGATCGCGGTCATGGGGGGGCTTATCGGCGCCTTCATGGCCATCCTCGATATCCAGATCACCAATGCCTCCCTGAAGGATATTCAGGGGGCGCTGTCGGCCACCCTGAGCGAAAGCTCCTGGATCTCCACCTCCTATCTGGTGGCGGAGATGATCGCCATCCCCCTGAGCGGCTGGTTGAGCCGGGGGCTGAGCGTGCGCCGCTACCTGCTGTGGACCACTGGCGCCTTTATCGCCGCCTCCGTGCTCTGCTCGTTCAGCTGGAACCTCACCAGCATGATCGTCTTTCGGGCGCTGCAGGGCTTCACCGGCGGGGCGCTGATCCCGATGGCCTTCTCCCTCATCGTTACCCTGTTGCCGCTACAGAAGCGAGCCACCGGCATGGCGCTGTTTGGCCTCTGTGCCACCTTCGCCCCCGCCATCGGCCCAACCCTCGGCGGCTGGCTCACCGAGCAGATGTCATGGCACTACATCTTCTATCTCAACGTGCCGCCAGGCTTGCTGGTGATGGCCATGCTGGCCCACGGACTGGACAAAAAACCGGTGGACTGGGAGGTGATCAAGCGGGTCGACCTCATCGGTATCGTCACCATGGCGCTCGGGCTCGGCTTGCTGGAGGTGGTACTGGAGGAGGGCAACCGGGAGGACTGGTTCGGCTCAAGCTTCATCGTGCGATTGGCGGTCATCTCGGCGGTGGCGCTGGTGTTCTTCGTCATCAGCCAGCTGATCCGCCGTCACCCGCTGGTCAATCTGCGGCTGCTGCGCAACCCGCGCTTCGCGCTGGCCTGCTTCGCCTATCTGATCCTCGGCATGGCGTTGATGGGCTCTATCTATGTACTGCCGCTCTACATGACCCAGATCCACAACTACAACGCGCTGGAAATCGGCGAAGTATTGATGTGGATGGGGCTGCCGCAACTGCTGGTGCTGCCGCTGGTGCCCAAACTGACCCACAAGATAGACCCGCGCTATCTGGTGAGCTTCGGCTTCCTGATCTTCGCCGTCAGCTGCTTTATGAACGTCAACATGAGTGTTGACTACGCCGGGCCGCAGCTGATCCAGTCGCTGATCGTGCGGGCGCTGGGGCAACCCTTCATCATGGTGCCGCTCTCCCTGGTCGCCACCGCCAGCCTGAGCCACGATGAGATACCCTCCTCCTCGACCCTGCTCAACGTGCTGCGCAACCTCGGCGGCGCATTCGGTATCGCCATCATCGCGACCCTGCTCGACAACGATACCCGCACCCATGTGCTGCAAATTGGCAGCACTCTGGCCGCCAGCAGTATCGAGGGGCAGAGCTATCTGCTGCAGCTGGCTCAGAGCATGATGGCACAGGGCTCCGCCCCCGAGATTGCCCAGCAGCAAGCGCGAGCCATGCTGGCCAATACCATCAACCGGGAAGCGGCCATCATGGCCTACAACCAGGTGTTCTACATCATGGGGATCTTCCTGCTGATCGCCAGTGCCCTGATGCTGTTGCTCAAATCCCCCGCCCCACGGGCAGCGGATGCCGAACCGCTAGAGGCGTGA